A region of the Paenibacillus sp. J23TS9 genome:
GCGGATGAACTGGCACCGTATGGCTTTATCGCGGTGGCTTCCGGTCAGGGCATCGCGGATATTTTCAAAAGTCTCGGCGTGGATGCAGTGCTATCCGGCGGACAGACCATGAATCCGAGTACCGAGGATTTTGTCAATGCTATCGGATCCATTTCAGCACAGCATGTATATATTTTACCGAATAACTCCAACATTGTGCTGGCTGCTCAGCAGGCTGCAGAACTGCTTGAAGGCGAACGCAGTGTAACGGTTATTCCGAGCAAGAGCATTCCGCAAGGCATCGCTGCCGCTTTTGCCTTCTCCGAAGAGGAGACCCAGGACATCAACACGCACAATATGATGGACGCTGTTATGCGGATCAAGTCCGGACAGGTGACTTATTCGGTACGCGATACCCAGATCGATAATCTCGATATTAAAGCCGGTCAGTATATCGGCATCGAGAACTCGAAGATTGTTACTGCGGCTGAAGGACTTTTGGGCGCATGCCAGGAGCTTCTGTCGAAAATGCTTGTGAGCGGAGATGAAATCGTAACGGTGCTCGCTGGTGAAGAGACACAGTCTGAGATGACGGCTGAGCTGGCAGACTGGCTCGGCGAGAATTATCCGAATGCTGAGGTGGAAGTGCATCAAGGCGGACAGCCAGTTTATTATTATATTTTCTCTGTAGAATCCTAGATCATATTGAAAGAGAAACGAAGATTTAAATTGAACTAATATAGTTAAATCAGTTAAAGGAGGCCACTCGCATGACCCATGCGGTAATTGTGACGGACAGCACCTCTGACATACCTGAAGAGCTGGTCAGCAAGTATGATATTCATGTCGTACCGCTTCGCCTGATGTTTGGTGAAGAAACCTTTCAAGACGGCGTGGATATCTCAGCTGAAGCGTTCTACAAAAGGCTTGTTCAGTCGGAGCAGCTGCCTACCACGTCGCAGGCTTCCCCTGCCGATTATATGCAAGTCTATGAGAATATTATGACTCAGCATCCCGGCAGCCCGATTATCTCACTTCATATTTCGTCGGGACTGAGCGGCACATACCAATCGGCGGTCCTGGCCAAATCACTGATGGAGGATCCCCCGGAAATTACGGTAGTAGATTCCAAATCAGCCTCCTACGGTTTCGGTCTACTGGTTGTGCATGCAGCCCGGCTTGCCGCTGAAGGCCAAAGCGTGGATGAGATCCTTTCATCCGTAGAAAAAATGCGTCAGCAGCGCAAGCTCTATTTTCTCGTAGATACTTTGGAGTATTTGCAAAAAGGAGGGCGGATCGGCAAAGCGGCTGCCATCATCGGTAACCTGCTGAACATTAAGCCGATCCTGTCCATTGATGAAGAAGGCATTATATATGCAGTGGAAAAAGTTAGAGGCCGCAAAAAGGCAATAGCCCGCATGATTGAACGGTTTCAGGAGGATCTGGGCGGGATACAAAACATTAACGTGGCAGTAGGCCATACGGCAGACCCGGCTTCAGCCGATCCGGTACTGGAAGAGCTTTCCCGGCATTACAGCCTGGGTGAAGTCGTGCTCACCAATGTCGGTCCGGTTGTCGGCACCCATGTGGGACCCGGGACTTTGGCCGTATTTATATGGCCAGCTTAAAATGAGGGATGGAAATGAGTCTTAGTTTGGATCAAATTTCAATCCGGCAGGTGCGCGGCGTGAGTGCTCTCAAAGAAGGAGAGCTTCACGCCTTTGGCATCTCTACGGTGAAAGAGCTGCTGGAGTATTACCCTTTTCGATATGAAGATTATCGTCTGCGTACACTTAGTGAAGTCAAAGACGGAGATAAAATAACGATACAAGCCAAAATCATGGGTATTCCTGTGCTGCAGCGCTTCGGGCGGAAATCGAGATTATCCTGCAAGATGATGGCAGAGCAGTGGATGTTTACGGCGACATGGTTCAACAGGCACTTCCTGCGTGATCAATTGACAAGCGGCAGAGAAATTGTGCTGGTGGGCAAATGGGATCAGCGGAGAATGCAGCTGACCGTGTCTGAATCGGAATTTCCGGACCAGGGAGCCTGGCGCAGCGGTACGCTGCAGCCGGTCTACTCCGTCGGGGGGAAAATAACGCAGTCTTGGATGCGGAAGACGATGGGTCAGGCACTTACCCAATACGGAGAAATGATCCCGGAGATTCTGCCGCAAACGATTATGCAAAAGTATCATTTTATGCCGCGCAAGCAGGCGATTGCTACCATCCACCAGCCCCAGGATACACGCGAAGGATCACAGGGGCGGGAACGGATGGTTTATGAGGAATTGTTTTTGTTCCAGCTAAAAATGCAGGCTTACCGGGCACTTAACCGCAGCCGGATGGATGGGATTGTGCATACCGTGGACAACAAGACGATGCGGGAGTTTGTACGGAGCCTTCCCTTTGAACTGACGGATGCGCAAAAAAAAGTGGAGCTGGAAATTTTGCAGGATATGCGTTCTCCTTACTGTATGAACCGGCTGCTGCAGGGCGATGTAGGTTCAGGGAAAACCGTGATTGCGGCGATCGCTCTGT
Encoded here:
- a CDS encoding DegV family protein; this translates as MTHAVIVTDSTSDIPEELVSKYDIHVVPLRLMFGEETFQDGVDISAEAFYKRLVQSEQLPTTSQASPADYMQVYENIMTQHPGSPIISLHISSGLSGTYQSAVLAKSLMEDPPEITVVDSKSASYGFGLLVVHAARLAAEGQSVDEILSSVEKMRQQRKLYFLVDTLEYLQKGGRIGKAAAIIGNLLNIKPILSIDEEGIIYAVEKVRGRKKAIARMIERFQEDLGGIQNINVAVGHTADPASADPVLEELSRHYSLGEVVLTNVGPVVGTHVGPGTLAVFIWPA